One segment of Nothobranchius furzeri strain GRZ-AD chromosome 13, NfurGRZ-RIMD1, whole genome shotgun sequence DNA contains the following:
- the LOC107395534 gene encoding olfactory receptor 10A6-like, producing MNLLFLMMAMNFSQVSYFTFSAYLDIGPLKYFVFVLVLILYVLIIGCNVLLIVVICVNRTLHEPMYMFLCSLLVNELYGSTGLFPSLLIQLLSDVHTISAPLCFLQIVCIYMYANVEFYNLAAMSYDRYLAICHPLQYKTLMSLNMIVRLIVLSWCLPLFYVIILTSLSASSQLCGNIIDRLFCNNYYVVKLACSNTTASNVYGLVYTFTVPIGLAVLIVYTYMRILRVCCSGSGQTRQKAVSTCMPHLVSLLNFSFGCFFEVSQGRFDMSYVPHILRIILSVYFITCQPLLNPVLYGVQLRKIRMSCKTLFFRKKNLAP from the coding sequence ATGAATTTGCTCTTTTTGATGATGGCGATGAATTTTTCACAGGTGTCATATTTTACCTTCAGTGCCTACCTGGATATCGGGCCTTTGAAGTACTTTGTCTTTGTGTTAGTTCTGATCCTGTACGTTTTAATCATTGGTTGTAACGTTCTGCTCATCGTGGTGATCTGTGTGAACAGGACTCTGCATGAACCCATGTACATGTTTCTGTGCAGCCTGTTAGTGAATGAGCTGTATGGAAGTACAGGCTTGTTTCCCTCCCTGCTGATTCAGCTTCTCTCTGATGTTCACACCATTTCTGCTCCTCTCTGTTTCCTGCAGATCGTCTGTATTTACATGTATGCAAATGTGGAGTTTTACAACTTAGCTGCCATGTCTTATGACCGATATCTGGCTATCTGCCACCCTCTTCAGTACAAAACACTGATGTCCCTTAACATGATCGTCCGTCTGATAGTTTTATCTTGGTGTCTCCCTCTTTTTTATGTTATCATATTGACATCACTAAGTGCCTCCTCTCAGCTTTGTGGAAATATTATTGACAGGCTGTTTTGCAACAATTATTATGTTGTAAAATTAGCATGCAGCAACACAACAGCCAGTAACGTTTATGGACTTGTTTACACGTTCACCGTTCCCATTGGTCTGGCTGTTCTGATCGTCTACACCTACATGAGGATCCTCAGAGTCTGCTGCTCTGGTTCCGGTCAGACCCGGCAGAAGGCCGTCAGCACCTGCATGCCACACCTGGTCTCTCTGCTAAACTTCTCGTTTGGTTGTTTTTTTGAGGTTTCCCAAGGCAGGTTCGACATGAGTTACGTTCCACACATCCTACGGATTATTTTGTCTGTGTACTTTATCACGTGTCAGCCGCTTCTGAACCCGGTTCTTTATGGAGTCCAGCTGAGGAAAATACGAATGAGCTGTAAAACTCTTTTCTTTAGGAAAAAGAATCTGGCTCCATGA
- the LOC107395536 gene encoding olfactory receptor 11A1-like encodes MFLFSFQTKTRMKVNSTQVVYFTLNAYLDTSSFTCFFFMIVLILYVLIVGCNVLLIVVISVNRTLHEPMYMFLCSLFVNELYGSTGLFPFLLIQILSDVHIISAPLCFLQIFCVYSYASIEFTNLAVMSYDRYLAICHPLQYKTIMSPRRIVFLIAVIWFPPFLAVGGTTFLTFSLQLCGEIIDKIACFNHSIIKLACYDPRLNNIYELVMSFLTVCVPLSVIFYTYMRILKVCFSGSKQTRQKAVSTCTPHLASLLNFSFGVSFEILQSRFNLSNAPSMLQKVLSLYYLTCQPLFNPVMYGLNMSKVRSMCKELILLCRKKC; translated from the coding sequence ATGTTTCTGTTTTCATTCCAAACTAAAACAAGGATGAAGGTGAATTCCACTCAGGTTGTATATTTTACTCTAAATGCCTACTTGGACACCAGTTCATTCACCTGCTTCTTCTTCATGATAGTTCTGATCCTGTATGTTTTAATCGTTGGTTGTAAcgttctgctcatcgtcgtcatcaGTGTGAACAGGACTCTACATGAACCCATGTACATGTTTCTGTGCAGCTTGTTTGTGAATGAGCTGTATGGAAGTACAGGCTTGTTTCCCTTCCTGCTGATTCAGATTCTCTCTGATGTTCACATCATTTCTGCTCCTCTCTGTTTCCTGCAGATCTTCTGTGTTTACTCTTACGCAAGTATAGAGTTTACTAACCTGGCCGTCATGTCTTATGACAGATATCTGGCCATCTGTCATCCTCTGCAGTATAAAACAATAATGTCACCCAGGAGAATAGTCTTTCTCATTGCTGTCATATGGTTTCCTCCTTTTTTAGCTGTTGGTGGAACAACCTTCTTGACTTTCTCTTTGCAGCTTTGTGGGGAAATTATTGATAAAATTGCTTGTTTTAATCACTCCATTATAAAACTGGCCTGTTACGACCCCAGACTCAATAATATCTATGAACTTGTGATGTCTTTTCTCACAGTCTGTGTTCCGTTATCTGTAATTTTTTACACTTACATGAGGATCCTTAAAGTGTGTTTTTCTGGATCCAAACAGACTCGACAGAAGGCCGTCAGCACCTGCACGCCTCACCTGGCCTCTCTGCTAAACTTCTCTTTTGGTGTTTCCTTTGAAATACTACAGAGCAGGTTTAATCTGAGCAATGCTCCCAGCATGTTGCAGAAAGTTTTATCTCTTTATTACCTTACGTGTCAACCGCTGTTTAACCCGGTTATGTACGGCCTGAATATGTCTAAAGTGCGCAGCATGTGTAAGGAGCTGATTCTACTCTGTAGGAAGAAATGTTAG